CAAGTTAGCATGTGTGTTTTACACACCTCCAAGGTCTGCATCAGGTTTGGTTTGATGGCATCTTTCATTAGCACAGCTAGAGCACCACTCACGCcctataaagaaaaacaaaagttcatTATTATGAGCCTTGCTTCCACAATACCTATACAGAATGTCCCGTCATAGAGGAGAGTCCAGACTACTGACCAGGTCCTCGGTGGTGATGGGCTGTCCGTCGCGGCTGGTGGCCACGATCATCTTGGCCAGGCGCTGACGCATGTCCTGCAGGCTGGTGGTGAGGGCAAGCACCGCCATGATTTCACTCGCCACGGTGATGTCAAACTGGGCctggaggacagagagacaaaatgGATGTCACCACACATATATGAGAGGGTACATTCAGTTTATAGGCAGAAATTCACTTTCTAATGCGACGTGTTGCATTGCTACCTACACAACCACTGGGTGGAGCCAAAGAAACTGTAACAGAAACTTTGTGGATCTCATGTCTTTACCTCTCTCGTGTATCCCTTTTCAGTTGGCGACTGTCCGATCGTGATCTTCCTCAGGAACCGGTCATTGGTATCCAACACTAAATTGACACGCAATGACCAATACACTCACAAttgctaaaaataaatatgGCAGATTTAATGACAGTGTAATGTCATGAGGATTAAAAGACTTCATACCTCTCTGCCAGGTGACAGAGCTTGGGTCCATGTCCAGGCGGGCAAAGCGGGTAATCTCTTCTTCTGTCAGAGTGGAGGGATCTGTCTTTTCTATGCCCAGTTtctaaacaaatacagaaaacgTATGTGTGAGATGCATGCCATACTCTGGAATTTGTCAAAACCTATAAGTGCGTGAAACAATACTTACTTTCAGTCTGTTGATCTGGATGGGGGAGAACTTCCTTTCTTTTCCATTGAGCGGGACCAAGCGATTATACAGAGCCTGAGGGTGcatacagagagaaagagaactgTCATAATCCATTTCTTTACAAAAAGTGTATTTTCTTGAAtagcactaaaaaaaaaggaccaacCTTGTCAGATTGTGTAGACTCGTGGAAGATGCGAGCATCGATGGCAGCAGCAACCAAGTTGTTGGCGGCTGTGATGGCGTGGATGTCACCGGTAAGATGGAGGTTGAACTAAAATTTAACAGACTCGTTAATTAATGCAAATTTTCCTTTAGTGTTTCTAGTTGCCTAGTTTCTAACTTGACACAGCAATGTAGTACCTCTTCCATTGGAATGACTTGAGAATATCCACCTCCTGCAGCACCGCCTGcagacagaataaaaaaagtatagGACTCggaaaaatgtacatttcaacGGATTGCAAAGCTGTGCAACCTTTAACTGAGTGTACATTATGCCAAAGCTCACCTTTGATGCCGAAGGTGGGTCCCTGAGAAGGCTGTCGGACACAAGCAAACGCGTTGAGCTTTATGTGGGCTCCCAGGGCCTGGACCAGGCCGATGGTGGTGGTGCTCTTTCCTTCACCCAGAGGGGTGGGTGTAATGCTGCAGACAGAAAAGCCCATCAGCATGGAACATATTCAACAGCAGGGTCCGAAAATAACAATTCAGAATTTTAAATTCTGCTGCATACCCGGTGACCACCACATATTTGCCGTCTGGCTGGGCCTGCAGGCGTTTGATGATGCTCAGCTGGACCTTGGCCTTAGTCTTACCATAAAGCTCCACCTCATCTGACAGCAGGCCCACCTCTCTTGCCAGACAGTCGATAGGCTTGGGCACGCAGGAGCGAGAAATCACAATGTCGCTGTTGGGAGTTataaagacaacacacaaaatacatttttcaatcgACCAGAGGAGGAATTGGCTGAGGGCTGAGACAACGAGCACATTCAGACAGCTTTTAACGTGAGGTGAAGAATTTAACCAGTTTAACCAATTAAACTCTTCTTGCGTGTGGATTATTAAATTTACCAAACTTTTTAGGGACAAAGTTAACAGAGCACATGACAGCGAGAAGGGGAAAATAAGGAGACAAACCTTGGCACAGGCTTTTGCAGGTTGAGTTTGGTGTAAGAAATGTTCCACTGCCCTGTTCGGTGGCTCTCCAGGAAACGCTTTGCACTCAACACTGTgttctacaaacacacacatacacgcttACAGTCATTCTTTTAACATCTAGGGTACATGACGCAAAACAAAGAATTCATTGCTATTTCCTCCTCTGGATAAAGAATGTACATCTTTGGCCTTATATACTGTGTTTTCACGTAAGTTTGCTGGAATGAAAATTAGAAAATGTCAATTATTGCCAACATAGATTTTAGTTGAGGATTTCACTCTTCAGATGGACCTTACCGCCATCAGCATGGCCACAGTCATGGGTCCCACACCACCGGGCACCGGAGTGATGAAGCCGGCCTGCTCCTTGGCTGAGGCGTAGTGGACGTCACCCACCACCCGCTTCCCACTTGCTTTAGTCTCATctaaaagacacacagagaaacttTGAGGTAAATACCACTTATCCCTCTGAATAACTAATTTAGGGCTGGGACGATTCACCAACGTAATCAGTTACGTAAATGTGTCAACACAAATAATTAGCATCGAAGCGTAGAAATCTAAAAACAACACGGCTGCCTTCAGCAACAGCGCTGGGTATATGTCCTCCACTGACTTGAGCGTAAGGTAAACTGTGCTAAAATCTTGTCTCCCATCAGTAGCACTGTCTTCAATAATGGCGCAACCAGGCCAGATTGTTTCAGATATCTTATGAGTCCTTTACAACGTCAGTTATAACGGCCCACGTATTGCACtacaatttaattttacttgaatggtgcagtgtgttttaataataattttgataaaaagagaacctaaaaaaaaaaaagagagaatttgAACCgtattgaaaaaaatttaaattaaatcgtTTGATTAGTCAACTAATCAAAAACCTTATCGCTATATTAATTGTTTACAAAAATTATCCTTTGGGACAGCCTTAAACTAATTAAACTCCAGAATGCCATGACTAAAGCAGACTGAAAAGCCTCAGGAACGCAGAGTCAAACCTGGAATGTGGTTGATGCCACAGTCGATGACCACTGCTCCCTTCTTGATCCACTCTCCTTTCACCATCTCGGCTTTCCCGATGCCGACAACCAGGATGTCTGCTTTGCTCACCTGGACAAAGACAGCGATGGACATTAGTAAGTGTTTCCTGAATAAGGGAGTAGCATGAGTAAAAAGGTTGCTAGGCATGGTGGACATTTATTTTATGATTTCACAGAAAGTTTCAAAATTGGTCTGGGGACACATAATGGCTGATGAGGACACTCCTGAAACTATATTGCTGGGTTGGGTGGAGGGGTTTCTGTTGTACCTCTCCAGGCAGATCAGCGGTTTTAGAGTGGCAGGTGGTGACGGTCGCGTGGTTCCACAGCAACAGGTCGTGCATCGGTGCGCCCACAATCTTACTGCGACCAATCACTACTGCTCTCTTTCCTGCCACAGACACACCTGTAGAGAAGAAGTAGATCAATCAATTTATTctggtcttattcaattttgtgttgtatgttttcccagcatagatatttttttacaaagcatCAAATGTATTGGGGTGTTAAATGTTGCCTTTACCAGTCTGTCTGATCAACTCCATGCAGCCGTTTGGTGTGCAGGGGATGAAGCAGTCGCCCAGGTCCCCACGTGACAACTTCCCTGCATTGATACTGGTCAGTCTGTAAGTGCATCAGAACACAGTGAACATTGCAAATTCAAGCTGTTTAAATTATCCAAGAGTTGAGTCTTTTAACCAGactcaaagaaagaaaagaaacacaaataagCAAACGTTAGAAGGGAGAACCCTGATCTTTTGTTCATGTCTGTACCTACCCGTCGACATCCTTCTCGGGGGCCACTGCGTTGGTCACCTTCTCCGTGTCCATCTTGTGGTTCGAATCTAAGGGCAGCTGCACAATGAGGCCGTGGACAGACGAGTTCTCATTCACCTCTGTGATGCTGTGAAGAACCTACAAATAAACATGCAGCATTTACACTCTGAGGTACTCTCAGCTTGTCatttgtcgtgtgtgtgtgtgtgtgtgtgtgtgtgtgtgtgtgtgtgtgtgtgtgtgtgtgtgtgtgtgtgtgtgtgtgtgtgtgtgtgtgtgtgtgtggtagaacTTAATACTTCAAATCCAttctcacctcctcctccgtTGCAGTCTTGGGAAGTCTCATATGTGTAGCATTTATTCCGATCTATgtacagagaagaagaaattaCACCGGGAGTTAGGGCTGATTGCAAACAGTATACAGTTGAAGTGTGGTGTACATACTGAATGTAAATTATCTTTTTACCTCTGCTGCGGCCTTCAACTTCATGCTGATGTATAGATTTGAATCGTCACGGTCTCCAACctgcaaaaagacaaaaagcatcTCTTCACCTGCCTGTATGAAGGAATGGCCAACCTACTGTTGATGACAGAGCATTTCCATAAATGTCTCCATCTACAAGAAGGGGCCTTCAGTGGAACACAGTTAAACACTCTATGCAGGGGCACAAAATATCACATGTGACCAAAGCCCACGAGAAAGCACATGGCAAAATtagcaaacaaaacaaccaaaaatgtGCTTTTATCTCGATACGTTCTAGTTACCAACTTACACTTACCTGTAAAACCACTAGCCCGGGTCTGAAGTTTGGGTCCTgaagcttcatctgctccacaTCCTTCTTCAGACGGTCCCTCACCTGCCTGAGAACACAAGACAACTAAATAAAACCCAACTAGATTTCCAATCTCTATGCAGTGACAGCCATTATAACACAGAAAAGGGATAGGACCATATTGTACACAGGCCACATGCCTAACCCATTACCCTCCTTTGAAATTGTTACAGATTTTATGTCAAAATACATGACATGTGACTATCTCATTGTGAAATTGGTCACAATTTTCCAAGTCCCACCCCATGACTGTACATCCAAAGCCAGATCATTAGAAAGTCTTATCTTTGGTCTCTGTCTTTGCTTtatctttatttgtttaatgcAGTGGAGGTGGATCTTTTCCAGATTAACATATACTACAGGAGACTTGGCAAAGTCAACACAACCAATCAAAGATAAGACAGACAGCAGTGACAAAAAGTTATTGGAGCAAGCATAGCACTCAAAATCTATTTTAAGATCTAGAATGTCTGTCTAAACAATGCTTAACTCTGATtgattcttttttgttttctattcaCATAATCAATTACACAACAAATAGGCTTTATTGATCTCATCAACTGTTACTTAAGAAGCTCTAAAGATACACTGACAATCTGACCGACTAAACAGATTTAGATTGAAGCACGGTATCTTTTTGAATCACATGAACTTCATTAGCAATGATAATGGAACACACCATGTGATTCCTAATGATTATGGATGTGTGACACCAATTGGAACTATTTTTCAAGTAATCTCGGAGTGTTTTTAAACTGGTTAGCCTTAATAACCTAAAACAATGGATTATATTATGGTCAAGCACAATTTAAAACATCAGGCAttccaaaaacaataacaccTTAGCCTTTCTAAAGGCtatgcaaaagaaaacaatgacaatacaCATGTTAATCGATATAGTggaaataatatataacatagACCTAATGTTGAAAATGTTAAGGTAAATTATTTTACATATGACCTGAAAGATAATGCTTTTTATGTATTCACAAAGGACTCCAGAGAAACAAAGGGCTATCAGTAAAAATATCATCATATCACAAGACTTCATACAACCAATCATTATAACATATTGCATCACAACAACACTCCTAATCTGATCTGATACTCAGATTAGGAGTCTTCCTGCTTACTGATCAACTAGGC
Above is a genomic segment from Etheostoma spectabile isolate EspeVRDwgs_2016 chromosome 20, UIUC_Espe_1.0, whole genome shotgun sequence containing:
- the mthfd1b gene encoding C-1-tetrahydrofolate synthase, cytoplasmic; its protein translation is MPAQIISGKEVSGQVRDRLKKDVEQMKLQDPNFRPGLVVLQVGDRDDSNLYISMKLKAAAEIGINATHMRLPKTATEEEVLHSITEVNENSSVHGLIVQLPLDSNHKMDTEKVTNAVAPEKDVDGLTSINAGKLSRGDLGDCFIPCTPNGCMELIRQTGVSVAGKRAVVIGRSKIVGAPMHDLLLWNHATVTTCHSKTADLPGEVSKADILVVGIGKAEMVKGEWIKKGAVVIDCGINHIPDETKASGKRVVGDVHYASAKEQAGFITPVPGGVGPMTVAMLMANTVLSAKRFLESHRTGQWNISYTKLNLQKPVPSDIVISRSCVPKPIDCLAREVGLLSDEVELYGKTKAKVQLSIIKRLQAQPDGKYVVVTGITPTPLGEGKSTTTIGLVQALGAHIKLNAFACVRQPSQGPTFGIKGGAAGGGYSQVIPMEEFNLHLTGDIHAITAANNLVAAAIDARIFHESTQSDKALYNRLVPLNGKERKFSPIQINRLKKLGIEKTDPSTLTEEEITRFARLDMDPSSVTWQRVLDTNDRFLRKITIGQSPTEKGYTREAQFDITVASEIMAVLALTTSLQDMRQRLAKMIVATSRDGQPITTEDLGVSGALAVLMKDAIKPNLMQTLEGNPVFVHAGPFANIAHGNSSILADKIALKLVGPEGFVVTEAGFGADIGMEKFFNIKCRYSGLRPHVVVLVATVRALKMHGGGPTVTAGMPLPKEYIEENLELLEKGCSNMRKQIENAQHFGVPVVVAVNAFKTDTEAELDLVCSMAKAAGAFDAVRCSHWAEGGAGAVALGQAVQTASEAPSKFQFLYDLELPIADKIRIIAQKIYGADDIELLPEAQHKVELYTKQGFSNLPICMAKTHLSLSHEADRKGVPTGFILPIRDIRASVGSGFLFPLVGTMPTIPGLPTRPCFYDIDLDPETEQVNGLF